ttataaaatcaaaatttttaatttttttatcaaaaaatttcatttatatgTCTTgaatatttgtattttaaatttacataattttaattatatacatattatttaattactataattttaGCTCTCATGCTATTTAAtctatttgattaaaaataaaataaattaattaactattttttttacatatgaattaaataatttaatttttataaaatataatgatgttttaatataaaaataaattaatatttaaaaaaattcaaaaatctaataataatttttacatatctccttttttttttcctttttgcaatccaataaatttatttataagctGTAGGAGTTCAACTTCAAGtatttacttaaattttttctttttaaaatatttatgagataaattatatatttattatttaatttatttttatacattatttttattattaaaaaaaaattctaattacTCTGTTTAAACTTAAATTCTGTTTgtctcaaaaaaatatttttgtaaaaaatattttgagatttaaaacattaagaaaatatagttaacaaaaaatttttattttttaataaaagaaaaaagtcaTTTCAAGGAAAATGACCTCTTAtcttgaaaaaaaaagttatttttcataagttaatatttttattaaagtttttatatataaattttttaataaattttattttttaaattaaaattaaataataaaaaataagttatctcattataaaatattttctatggaAAATATTCTtcacaaaaattttttttatagaaaatatttttataatacaaattatttataacatcaaaaaaattatttttaatatgcgtttggataaaattttcttttaaatgaatGGAATTAAAAGTATtgttaaaaaatagaattaatcctttgacttaaATTCTTCATTTGCCGCTAAATActattaatgatttttaataaaaataactaaaaaaattaaattttacaaaattaaaaaaattaatcaaataattttaaaataaatataaaataatttcgaATGCATAATACAAAATAGTACCGTGTATATTCCCCTATTCTGCTAAATACTTATTATACACTTTGTTATCTTATTTTAGTGTTTACGGTTATTTGTTTATTGTGCACAATtgacttatttaatttttaactaattaGTCCGTTTGAAGTTTATTTCGTTTCTTATGACACATGATATAATGTGataataatgcacatgcattcatGAATGTTGTATAGTTTAGACTTAAATCTCGCTAGTATTGATGGGTGAATCGATCCATAAtatggtttttttttaatttattcatattatATTCATTAAAAAGGCGTATACGTGACTAAATTTATATTTGACTAAAAGATaaagatatattttaatatgttataaaaataattattatgtttaatagtataaaaataaaattgaagtaAAAAAAATAGCGCTCTTAACATTCTTAAAGTgaggaataattttaaatacaacAATAGAAAACATTTgcctgaatttttataaaaaaataaataaaatttatatcaatATCTATTAAATTCATTGTAAATCGAATACacctaaaaatttattttgtatttgtAAGAGCTATTAATGTGATGTagagtaaataaattttaattaaaaaattaaatacgtAACCTTTTGTGGAGCCAAACATAGCCGTAGCATTGTCTAAGAAAACTGGAGTTGTGGAGGTTGACAAACTATAGCCGCAAGAAAACTGGGGCGACTGCCCTGCCACATCAATTTGTCTCTTGCCACAATTAAGCCCAAACACTAATCATTGAGACTCCTTCAACCTTAGCAAACTGATTTTATTTCAAAAGTgtataaaaatacttaaaaaataattaaaatttcaggagtgaaattataaattaaatttagaaaaattataaataaagataataatacataaatttaaagattttaaatatCCACAATaacattttcaaaattttaagagaaaaaatatatctttcctttaaaaaaattaaaaatataaaagtacaTAGCTTTTTGCAAATTTTAAAAggccaaaaatatatattatcgaatttataaaaaaaatataaggatcAAATAGAAAATTTGccaagttattttttataaaatttttttttattacaaataactAACCATTAGTAAAATGGCTAACTTGCGATCTGACCTTAGAGTAGCAAGGGATTTGAGACAAATTTTCCAAGCTAGCGGGCCGCCGGCAAAGATGGGTCCTCGGGCCATCATCAACTACAGGTGAAATTATTGTAGGGTCATGCAACCAATTACGTGGCAGTTAACTAGATAGGCAACGTTTGTCCCAAATCTGCCCACAAACTCCTCTTCCCAAAAGCATAACACACAATCATTATATCTCACCTCTAAGCCACATCGATCACCTATCCAAAACAGTTGATCACATGCAGACCAACTACCCAATTGTGGGTCCTCTCACATACAATCATATAAGAAGTATTCTGAGCTACACGATGGCTTACTTTAGACATCAAGTGAATATTTTGATGATAGGTTTAGGTTAGCGGTCGTTTACGGATCCGTACATCAAGACCACTTAAATATTAGTGGCTGGCAGTTAATTCGGTTGATTGCCTGTGAAGGACTAACTCGTCGCTTTTAGTGACTTTAATAATTCCCTCCtcctaaataaaaatataataatttttattaaaaaattatttatcatttatataaaatttatgagatagaatatatatttcataaatttatttttcttaaaaactaaatttattttatttcttgaaattaatatgatttttttagattaattaactATAAATGCATCCATTCATGTTTATGGAAATTCAACCATTCATCATACTCCTATTAGAGATAGAAATTGCAACGTTTAATtcgatttataattttaatttgttacttaaaatattttatctaatttatattaaaaatatataatttacatGCTTCagtttcatgaaaaatattattaattttatacactattttattattaaaaagttattatCTCACTTAATTAgtttctaatttatttatataattaaaattatttgttaagctatttaaatttagagaaataaatttttataaataaaagtgttttatgattaatgttttattaattaagagTTTTAtggactatttaaatttaaaaaataatttaattttaaaaatatataaatataaataagtatttttttatagataatagattagattattaaaatttaaaaaatgaaacaaaactaatgggttagataatttaatttaaaaaaataaaatttaatagaaagatttttttctacaataaatattattaaaaattaatttcataataaaataaaaaataaattatttatcgattattattgatttatattgaaagatatactttttattattaatttatattgaatatatatatatatatacattgaaaatatagttattattaatatattttaattaataaaaaattagataaattataatttaattataatattttattattttttataatataattattcattaactttaaatttctaaataaattttctagattggattaattttttttattgaaattattaataaaaatatttttataattaaaaaaatatttttaaagaattttttaaaaaagagaatTAATAGCACTATTAATCTtttatatctaaatttattaatattttttttatttttaatatcataatcaatcaataaaaaaataaattattgtatgatttttacatataaattattttccataAAATCAACCGACGCTAACGTTAAGAATTATTTGGAGGACACAGACAATAAGTATCTAGAATAATTGATTGGACCGGCGACCTTATgtgtcttttaaattaaatatacgtCCAATCATATTACAGATAGTAAAGGCCAACGAGTAGGAGGaggtgttttgtttttgtaaaatgtgaTTTAGTTTTTCcagtttaatgaaatatttaatttaatttatatttttaaaaatttataatttaatttttatcgttAAATTAGAGTTAGGTTAcagttatttttataaaaataataaaaatatttttttaaaaaaatagtttaataaattttttcatgatCCCCAATTTCTTTTTCACAGTCAGATCGCCATTCATCAGTAGCTCATCTCTTTCATCATAGTTGGATTGTCGTTAGTCTAAACACAGGAGGGACGTGCAACACTTACACTCTCGTCGGATACCAACACTCACGCGATCGCTGAAATCACAGAGAAGAAAATTAACTCATTTTACTTAGTTTCGCTGCCGAAAATAATAAGGCCAGCATCCACCTTGCGCCAATGCTGGACCAAGCCATACCGTCGATTATCGCGCAGTGACTGCGCGCATGATGTAGCCATTATCGAGTTTGAGCGTTAGGTGAGTCACACGGTTAGTGAATTCAActttaaatattcaataaattaacagtttaatctctttaataatatttaataaattaataatttaatctttttaattttttctataaataataaaaattaaaaatattttaaatttttttataaaaattaatagcaagttaactttaattttaccaataaaattaaattataattttttcaaatataaagaactaaattatatattttaaacaccACCGAAATTAAAATAGacatttcatttaattaaaaaatttaaactgtaattttttcatcaaatcaaaaaaattaaactgtaattttatttttttaattattattttaaattatgaattttttttgtcaatttgaattaatgaatataaaaattatattttatataattaatattacttATTTAACGTAGTAGATTTTTTAGCTGCTTATCACAATAGAGGAAAAATGAGTCTATTTAGGAGAATTTGAGCCAGTAACACAATACTTATGAAATTAAGAatcaatcgaattaaattaatttaaaattttaattaattaaattaaattattgtaacTAATTTATTACAGGAGAAGTGGTGGGAACTTAATTCAAGACAAATATTTCACTTGTGGGAGCATACTGAAACGACATCGTTTTTTTGTCAGCTGCCAGTGGATTGCTTGCTTATTAGTATCCTTTTTCCACAAGAATTCCTCCTCTCCTCAGGATAACACAAACAAAACCTATAAATGGAAGGATTTCACAGacacctatatatatatatatatatatacactcaTCATTAATTACCAATTTTCAAAGGAAATCAAACCTTGACATATTGCGAGAATCGAAGATCACAGAAGATGGTGGTTGGTGAGCTTTCTAAGCTTTTAATTGACGAGGAACGCAGCAGAAGAAACTCTAGGTCCATGAGAACGGCAGCTGCAAAATCATCAGAAGGACCAGCGGAGAACAAGAAGAGGGCGAAGATGATGAGCAGAAGCCAAGAATTTAGTGGGAGCAAGACATTCAAGATTCCTCTTCACTATCCACGTTACACCAAGAAGCAGTATGAGCACATGGCTGAGTGGAAGCTTGACTTGCTTCTTCAAGATTATGGGTTGCCTATTGATCATGGAGACTTGGCTTATAAGAGAGAGTTGGCGATCTCTACCTTCATCTGGCCTGAATATCATTCTGAAGATTTTGCTGTTTCTTCTGTGGATTCTGGTAAAGATTTTACTTCTCAGGGAAAGAAGAACAAAGCCAGCAGAGTAGTTGAGCTTCTATGTCTAGTAATGTTAGGGTTTTTATAATTGCATACTTAATTAAGTTTGAAGGTTAATTAATCTTCCTTTTAGGTAATTAAGTTTAATTAGAAGTTGCTCTCAGAAATTGCAagttgattaattaataaaaaataaattttaattagttattaaaattaatctaattaaaatttttattaaattaattatacagttcattaaatttgaaattctcAATCCTATTTCTACTTCAATTCTATGTTTATTATAATACTAAATAAATTTCAGtaagaaataattaataatttaattacaaggaaatattatttaataaaaatgcaattaaaataattgacaCAACTAGAACaatttttttatcttctaatattttaaaaacgaaaagttttaactttttttttaaattataagtgcataaaaattttaactgaatttaaaatgaaaacttTTAATAcatctaatattttattataaataataaaatttgaaattaatattttttttactattttaattccGGTTTCAAATTCTagcaataaaatcaaataatgtgACTGAAATACAAATTGTATTGCCATTAGTTAATCTATAAAAATGAGAATGTGAGATTGCAACTTCAACACTCACGTCAGTGAGTTGAAGAGAATAAGTAAtataatgtaatattttaaatttaaatatagttatataaaaattatatatattaatatttgtatttatctatttttacactgtaaaaaattattagatcTTTTAGAAATTCAATTAACATCGGTTAGTAGATATGGAATCTCgcaattataaatttaacaaaaaatctACTTAGATTGAGTTTTCTGCCAATAACTCCTCCTGAAAACTCATCCTCGAAGTTGAAAGGGTAAATTTTGATGAAGagctaaaatttaaagtttctaatttttttttttccaatataACGTAGTATTATTATCAGATTTCTATTAGGGGACTATTTATATTAGcatatagtttattttattttgagtgaTTATTGTATTATATCAAGTAGgtattattataaatagaaaaggagaataattaaaataagatgGTAAAAAGCAAAcatgataatttttattattataattaaagactaatctttattttattttcacatgctaatataaagtaaattaattaatatgttataataaattttaataaataaaattctagtAAACAATGCAAATCTCAtagaattttagaaaatatgaTAATGAAAGACttctaatttaaattattatatatattattccttaaaattttataattgaataattaagaataagattaaataagataactatattttaaatatattaatatttaaatttaattggttatttaaagttttttttatgttattatataatattaattataacatagtattttaaatttaattaatattttataataatatatatataaatttaaataatctgtTACGGAATTAACGTACCATGCACGGTAAATAAAATTAGTAAGTTTTTAATTATTGGGTGCATATAAAAAATTTCCTATAATAGTGCGAACCAAACACTTTATTATCAAATTTCCAAGGAAACTTTCAaggttaaaataattataagaatggTGGTCGGAGGTCTTTCAATGCTTTCAAGGATGAAGAACGTAAAAAAGATTCTGCATCCATGAGCATGGCAGCAACTGTGGAATCTGCAGAGGCAAACAAAAAACCAGCTGTGGAAGTAGAACACACGAACAACAATGACAAGAAGAAGACAATGGTAATAGAATGTAATACGTTCAAGATGCCTCTGCATTATCCAAGTTACAGCAAGGAAGAATACCAAGACATGGCTGAGTGGAGACTGGACTTGCTTCTTCAACAATATGGGTTGCCTATTAACGGCCGTAGTTTGGCTTACAAGAGAGAGATGGCTATATGTTGCTTCCTTTGGCCTGAACCTCGTTCAAAACTGATCACTGCTTCTCCCGCCGATGGCTCCTTGATTCGTCGTCAAGCTTCTTCTTCTATGTTGTTCTCAGGGGAAGAAGATCGAAGCAATCAGGGCCGAGGGAGGAGCTTCCCTTTTGGTAGGGCACCACTGCGCACTGCGGCGGCACAGCTGCGCACTGCGGCGGCACAGCTGCGCACTGCGGCGGCACAGCGGCGCACCTTCATCCCCTTCATCCCCTTCATCCCCTTTAAAGCATTTTTCGGTCGCTGGCACGACACGGGACCCTTCCGTACCCTCACTCCGCCCttggaagcaatagccacagtACCCAAAATACAACTCAACTAAATATGCATACTTGAACGACATCGTTTCGCTCTCCCAATTTCCAGTGGATTACTCGTTAGAAACCCTTTTCTTTAGAAGTCTTAAATGAGCGACTCGTATCTCACAGTATCCTTTTTCCACAAGTATTCCTCCTCTCATCAGGAAACCACAAacagaactctctctctctctctctctctgtgttcATCATTGTCAGCTTCCAAGGAAATCAAGCTTTTACATATTCTGAAGAATCGACGATCACACACGATGGTGGTTGGTGGGCTTTCTATGCTTTTCATGGAGGAAGAACGCAGAAGAATAGAATCATCACAAgttaaaagaccaaaggagcAGAAGAAGAGGGCGACGATGATGAGCAGCAGCCAAGAATTTAGTGGAAGCAAGACATTCAAGATTCCTCTTCACTACCCACGTTACACCAAGAAGCAGTATGAGCACATGCCTGAGTGGAAACTTGATTCGCTTCTTCAAGATTATGGGTTGCCGATTGATCAGGGCGACTTGGCTTACAAGAGAGAGTTGGCGATTTCTACCTTCATCTGGCCTGAACCTCATTCTGAAGATGGTGCTGTGGATTCTGATAAAGATTTTACTTCTCAGGGAAAGAAGAACAAAGCAAGCAGAGTAGTTGAACTTGTACTGTTAGGGTTTTCATAATTGTGTAGTTACGTTTGAAAGTTAATTAATCTTCCTTTTAAAGTCATTAAGCTTAATTAGAAGTTGATTCCCACTTACATATGGGTTGCCTGTTAAGGGTTGTTTGGCTTACAAGAGAGAGCTGACTATATCTTGTTTCCATTGGGCTGTACCTCGTTCAGAATAGAACACTGCCCCTCGTCCtcaagcttcttcttcttcttctctgttctcaGGGGAAGAAGATCGTAGCCATAGCCACAAGTATATTTAGCGATTACACTTAGTTATTTAGCTTTATTAGTAGGTGTAGTCTCTGTCTTCATCAGTAGTGCATGTACGATTGATGGGTCTCGTCACCTTCTTTGCAATAATTATCATCTTATTTCTTGTTAATTTGTTCTCCATCCATGAATTTTATGGCGCGGGGACTAAGAGAATGTTATGCTTAACAggctgaattttttaaaataaaataaaatgctactttctcttatttttagtaataaatattcttcatatattttttttaaatacataaaataaatattcttcatattttagtaataaataatTCTTATGACATaacaaaattaactaattaattttactaaatagttcatgtaattttaataaaactcaATTAAAATCTCTTCTCTTAAGTTCTAAGATTATTATTGTTAGTGAATAAAGGTactaaaacttaattaaatgaattttttcattGAATTTCAAAACCTtagtttaatgtatttttaaaatgtttcatcatattataaaaactaaataatacaaCTTTTATCTCATAATATCTATTGTTTAAgatttatacatttaaaatattaaaaataattgctaaccttaatttttaaaaaatttataataatttatctaaaatatttttttagatgaTCATACTTTTTCACATATtactaatattaaataatttaaaaactaataaaagtatctagaaactaaaaattaatattaacttGAAATTCTGAATGagttagtaattttttaaagagtGTGGGAAATTTAGAGAAATTCATGATTATTTCATTAGAATTTTCCTAAAAAAGTTGCAGCATAAGGCTAAGaagtttatttctttctttcaatATAGGTACCActaagaatttttatttaattcagctTGATGGagttgataaaataataataatggttTGGTCCAATAAAACACGAAGCAAAATCAGCATACCCTtggttttttcatttaaaaaaaaaaaaatttctatcaTGACAGGTTTTAACtttctatatttaattaattttttgagggTGCAACAACAATGGTTAAAATGGTAAGACCACAATGACAGTAGCAAATGGCTGTAGTGGAAATGGAGACGAATTAGGAACATAGGATCAAAACCTTACATAGTTTTGGAGATCTCTCATGAACCTAGTCCAACAATGGCCGAGGCAAAATTTTTTGGAAAGGCATTTGCGGTATATGTCCTGAATGGAGATGGACAAATGCAACGTTCACTGCAAAATATTTGGTTCAACAGAAAAAAACGATAATAATGATAACTATAATGCAACCAAGGTTATGTTACAATTTTGATTACCTCCTATTTCAGTTCAACACAAGCAAAATAGCCTAAGTTTAGTTGCTGGTGAAAAGAAACAGAAAAGAAAGCAGCAGATaattttcctcttctttttctgTAGTTCCATCTCTGGCCTTCCATGATGACTGTACATCCAAAACAAAACCACCCTAGTTTGCTAAGACTCAAACTCCTTCAACAGAGGATAACAGTACCTACACTATGCATCCTAAAACCGCCGCCTCACTCGCCTGGCATTGGGATTCACTGATTCTGCTGCAGCCCCATCTGCTCCTAGATCTAGCCCATATATGCTGCTACCACTCCTCTTCCGACCTGATAGTAGACTCGAGTTCTCATCTCCTGATGCAAATGTCTTTAGCATCTCACACAACAGTGAAGGGCAACTCTCTTCCAAGTGTTGAAACCCTTCTGACTGCATTACCgctgcaaaaaataaataaacaaataaataaaagaagaaaaattgcAACCTTATTATCTTTCTTAGTAAGTAGCAAAATGTGAAAAACAAGAGGGAAAGCACAAATGGGACAATTGTACTTTTTGTTTCTTCAACAGGCATAGATAAAAATGAATAAGCACCATATTCCTATTCTATTAATATACGAACTTACAGTTGGAATATAAAAATGCTCCACGTGATAGCATTTCAAATGCAAAAATCATCCTAAGGATATACTAGAACAGGCAAAATTTGGGTCTGAAGGAAATTAACAAATTGACTTCTAAAAGTCCACCCATAAACAGAACACAATGAACTTCCTGTGAACTATCAAAAGTCAAAACCATTTCATGGACTTAGAAATTCCATAATCTCCACTAATAGTATTTCTTTTTGCCGCACATTAGATACCTGGGGACCCTGTTGGCAATACTATCTACTTTCCTCTTATGTCTGCTAACTTTCTTAACCTAAAAATCTCAAACTTCTCTGTTCTACATCAACACAAATGGCATAAAGTAGCTCCCGTTGTCAATGTTTGAAACCATGATCAGAGTATAGGCATGCATGTTTCTCCTTTCCTTCATGTTGGCTTTTGACAGGGTATCTATAGCTGATTTGGATACTGTGCCACTATTTTCTCTTAAATTAGCAAATGAAATCATGAAACTGGATCAAACTGCCAAAAACATGAGCAATAAAATTCTTGTGGGTTTACATGTGCCATTCTGAGATTTCATCTGTTACGGTTGAAATTATGACTCTTAAGTACAAATCAAAGACAACCCAACCCCCATAGTGCGATAAAAATATATGCCCATACAAACAGATATCCTCCCCTTGCATGAAAATAGTCCCCCCAAGAAGACCAAATGAAAGGAGTCATGATCTCATTAACATAGACAAGTATGCAAACCCACATGGGGTAAAATAATTGCATAATA
This region of Manihot esculenta cultivar AM560-2 chromosome 10, M.esculenta_v8, whole genome shotgun sequence genomic DNA includes:
- the LOC122724865 gene encoding uncharacterized protein LOC122724865, which gives rise to MSDSYLTVSFFHKYSSSHQETTNRTLSLSLSLCSSLSASKEIKLLHILKNRRSHTMVVGGLSMLFMEEERRRIESSQVKRPKEQKKRATMMSSSQEFSGSKTFKIPLHYPRYTKKQYEHMPEWKLDSLLQDYGLPIDQGDLAYKRELAISTFIWPEPHSEDGAVDSDKDFTSQGKKNKASRVVELVLLGFS